The following are encoded in a window of Sinomonas cyclohexanicum genomic DNA:
- the nadB gene encoding L-aspartate oxidase, protein MSRTTPSRLVVVGSGVAGLTAAITAAEQGTAVVLVTKAALEDSNSMLAQGGYSAVLPEGQCAPGDTVASHVADTVAAGAGLGTRAAIERMCRAAADSVVELAGRGVAFDRGSDGRLLLGLEAAHSFPRVLHAGGDASGAGITRALMARVRRLEAEGRLDVIEHATVTEILLDAGEAAGIAYVLRDGGETTLGVGSPAPHRIAARAVVLATGGAGQLYSQTTNPTVATGDGVALAFAAGAVLRDLEFYQFHPTALQVSAPDGTVRSSLVSEAVRGEGAVIRDSSGRRFVGDYHPLGELAPRDAVSRALALHERAGGGQAYLDATALEAEHGAGFLARRFPTLDAMVRTAGFDWRREPLPIGPAAHYWMGGVATDSDGATSVPGLYAVGEAACTGVHGANRLASNSLLEGVVFAGRAVGHAHARAVSGTGEWSGPHPAAVRLAAPAEGAGADRASADCTKASRDRVAAAMQSDAGVIRDGEGLARLARTLGGWASEDPETSHLLLLGRLLAASAAAREESVGAHFRVDFPQRTLPGAGGGQAAEAHIDVVRGGSRAAQAPELVLTGRNSS, encoded by the coding sequence TTGTCGCGCACCACACCGTCTCGCCTGGTCGTCGTCGGCAGCGGCGTCGCGGGCCTGACCGCGGCGATCACGGCCGCTGAGCAGGGCACGGCGGTCGTGCTCGTGACCAAGGCCGCGCTCGAGGACAGCAACAGCATGCTCGCCCAGGGCGGGTACTCCGCGGTGCTGCCCGAGGGCCAGTGCGCGCCCGGCGACACCGTCGCGAGCCACGTCGCGGACACCGTCGCGGCGGGCGCCGGGCTCGGCACCCGCGCGGCGATCGAGCGCATGTGCCGCGCCGCCGCGGACTCGGTTGTCGAGCTCGCGGGGCGCGGCGTCGCGTTCGACCGTGGCTCCGATGGGCGGCTCCTGCTCGGACTCGAGGCGGCGCACTCATTCCCCCGCGTCCTCCATGCCGGCGGTGACGCGAGTGGGGCGGGGATCACCCGCGCGCTCATGGCCCGCGTCCGGCGGCTCGAGGCCGAGGGCCGCCTCGATGTGATCGAGCACGCCACGGTCACCGAGATCCTGCTGGACGCGGGAGAGGCCGCCGGCATCGCCTATGTCCTGCGGGACGGCGGCGAAACGACGCTCGGCGTTGGCAGCCCGGCGCCGCACCGCATCGCCGCGCGCGCCGTGGTCCTCGCCACGGGCGGCGCCGGGCAGCTCTACAGCCAGACCACCAACCCCACGGTGGCGACCGGCGACGGCGTCGCCCTCGCGTTCGCCGCCGGCGCCGTCCTCCGGGACCTCGAGTTCTACCAGTTCCACCCGACCGCCCTGCAGGTCTCGGCGCCTGACGGGACGGTGCGCTCGTCGCTCGTCTCGGAGGCCGTGCGCGGGGAAGGTGCCGTGATCCGCGACTCGTCCGGGCGACGGTTCGTGGGCGACTACCACCCGCTGGGGGAGCTCGCGCCCCGGGACGCGGTCTCGCGCGCCCTCGCCCTGCATGAGCGCGCCGGCGGCGGCCAGGCGTACCTCGATGCGACGGCCCTCGAGGCGGAGCACGGCGCCGGGTTCCTCGCCCGCCGCTTCCCGACCCTCGACGCGATGGTCCGCACCGCCGGCTTCGACTGGCGCCGCGAGCCCCTTCCGATCGGGCCGGCGGCACACTACTGGATGGGCGGGGTCGCGACCGACTCCGACGGGGCAACGAGCGTCCCGGGGCTCTACGCCGTAGGCGAGGCCGCCTGCACGGGCGTGCACGGCGCCAATCGGCTCGCGTCCAACTCGCTGCTCGAGGGCGTCGTGTTCGCGGGACGGGCCGTGGGGCATGCGCACGCCCGCGCCGTCTCCGGCACCGGAGAATGGTCCGGGCCCCATCCGGCAGCGGTCCGGCTCGCGGCGCCGGCCGAGGGGGCGGGCGCAGACCGTGCGAGTGCCGACTGCACCAAGGCCTCGCGCGACCGGGTCGCCGCGGCCATGCAGTCCGACGCCGGCGTGATCCGCGACGGCGAGGGCCTCGCACGGCTGGCCCGCACGCTCGGCGGATGGGCCTCGGAGGATCCCGAGACCTCGCACCTGCTGCTCCTCGGCCGGCTGCTGGCCGCATCTGCGGCGGCCCGGGAGGAGTCCGTCGGGGCCCACTTCAGGGTCGACTTCCCCCAGCGGACGCTGCCCGGCGCGGGTGGCGGGCAGGCCGCGGAGGCGCACATCGACGTCGTGCGCGGAGGCAGCCGTGCCGCGCAGGCCCCAGAACTCGTCCTCACCGGAAGGAACTCCTCATGA
- the nadA gene encoding quinolinate synthase NadA: MTSVATAISLIPRSQAGTSTSGAGTCSADLAKGPWEFDAAEALAGMPAYGPGASSGDVAPASTPRQGQLPQEYRDASEAELHERIVAAKEKLGERVVVLGHFYQRDEVVQHADFVGDSFQLANAALTRPDAEAIVFCGVHFMAETADILSRGDQAVILPNLAAGCSMADMADIDSVEQAWTQLEELFGTEPDADGRVPVIPVTYMNSSAALKGFCGEHGGIVCTSSNAATVLEWAFARAQRVLFFPDQHLGRNTAKAMGVPLTQMPMWSPRKPLGGNDAQTLQDSRVILWHGFCSVHKRFNVAQIEKARADYPGVRVIVHPECPMEVVDAADEYGSTDYIRKAIAAATEPTVFAIGTEVNLVNRLAAEYPQHTVFCLDPVICPCSTMYRIHPGYLAWVLEGLVEGEVRNRIEVPADVAPHARVALERMLAARP; the protein is encoded by the coding sequence ATGACCTCTGTCGCCACCGCTATCAGCCTCATCCCGCGCAGCCAGGCCGGCACGAGCACGTCCGGAGCGGGCACCTGCAGCGCGGACCTCGCCAAGGGGCCGTGGGAGTTCGATGCCGCCGAGGCGCTCGCTGGCATGCCCGCGTACGGGCCCGGCGCCTCGAGCGGCGATGTCGCCCCCGCCTCGACGCCACGCCAGGGTCAGCTTCCGCAGGAGTACCGGGACGCGAGCGAGGCCGAGTTGCATGAGCGGATCGTCGCGGCGAAGGAGAAGCTGGGGGAACGCGTCGTCGTGCTCGGCCACTTCTACCAGCGCGACGAGGTGGTCCAGCATGCCGACTTCGTGGGCGACTCCTTCCAGCTGGCCAACGCGGCGCTGACCCGCCCCGACGCCGAGGCGATCGTGTTCTGCGGCGTGCACTTCATGGCCGAGACGGCGGACATCCTCTCGCGTGGCGACCAGGCCGTGATTCTCCCGAACCTCGCCGCGGGCTGCTCGATGGCGGACATGGCGGACATCGACTCAGTCGAGCAGGCCTGGACCCAGCTCGAGGAGCTCTTCGGGACCGAGCCGGACGCCGACGGGCGCGTCCCCGTCATCCCCGTGACCTACATGAACTCCTCTGCCGCTCTCAAGGGCTTCTGCGGCGAGCACGGGGGCATCGTGTGCACGTCCTCGAATGCCGCGACGGTCCTCGAGTGGGCGTTCGCCCGTGCCCAGCGCGTGCTGTTCTTCCCGGACCAGCACCTGGGCCGCAACACGGCCAAGGCCATGGGCGTTCCGCTGACGCAGATGCCGATGTGGAGCCCGCGTAAGCCGCTCGGCGGCAACGACGCCCAGACGCTGCAGGACTCCCGCGTGATCCTCTGGCACGGCTTCTGCTCGGTCCACAAGCGTTTCAACGTCGCCCAGATCGAGAAGGCGCGCGCCGACTACCCGGGGGTGCGCGTGATCGTGCACCCCGAGTGCCCCATGGAGGTCGTCGACGCGGCGGACGAGTACGGCTCGACCGACTACATCCGCAAGGCGATCGCCGCCGCGACCGAGCCCACCGTCTTCGCCATCGGCACCGAGGTCAACCTCGTCAACCGCCTAGCGGCCGAGTACCCGCAGCACACGGTCTTCTGCCTCGACCCGGTGATCTGCCCGTGCTCGACCATGTACCGCATCCACCCCGGGTACCTGGCATGGGTCCTCGAGGGCCTCGTCGAGGGCGAGGTGCGCAACCGCATCGAGGTTCCCGCCGACGTCGCCCCGCACGCGCGCGTCGCACTCGAGCGCATGCTGGCGGCGCGGCCGTGA
- a CDS encoding NUDIX hydrolase yields the protein MSGIFATAPSAAGAALSVPTGANVSERAQLPPSLAISTVIFALTPDGARTADAPGRPTLWLPLVRRVREPFRGQWALPGGPLAADESLEDAARRNLADTTGLAPEYLEQLYAFGGLNRSSRPEHGSQRVVSIVYWALVRPTEAELLRGGEESGNVAWHRADTAGSGEGGLAFDHREIVDYALWRLRSKLEYAQIAYHFLGETFTLAQLREVYEAVLGRPLDPANFRRQLKAMAEIEPTEMFLEGGRHRPPRLYRYTGVRGGLDPSTAPPGAEAPTTDPAASIRSMS from the coding sequence ATGAGCGGGATCTTCGCCACGGCGCCGTCGGCCGCGGGTGCGGCACTCAGCGTGCCGACCGGTGCGAACGTCTCCGAACGCGCGCAGCTCCCGCCCTCCCTCGCGATCTCGACCGTGATCTTCGCGCTCACGCCCGACGGCGCGCGGACGGCCGACGCACCCGGGCGTCCCACCCTGTGGCTGCCCCTCGTGCGCCGCGTGAGGGAGCCGTTCAGGGGCCAGTGGGCGCTGCCCGGCGGCCCGCTCGCGGCAGACGAGTCGCTCGAGGACGCCGCCCGGCGGAACCTCGCGGACACGACGGGCCTCGCTCCGGAGTACCTTGAGCAGCTCTACGCGTTCGGCGGGCTCAACCGCTCCAGCAGGCCCGAGCACGGAAGCCAGCGCGTCGTCTCGATCGTCTACTGGGCGCTCGTGCGTCCCACCGAGGCCGAACTCCTGCGTGGCGGGGAGGAATCGGGGAACGTGGCCTGGCACCGCGCGGACACCGCTGGTTCGGGAGAGGGCGGCCTCGCCTTCGACCACCGCGAGATCGTTGACTATGCGCTCTGGCGCCTGCGCAGCAAGCTCGAGTACGCACAGATCGCGTACCACTTCCTCGGCGAGACGTTCACGCTCGCCCAGCTCCGCGAGGTGTACGAGGCGGTCCTCGGCCGGCCTCTGGACCCCGCCAACTTCCGCCGCCAGCTCAAGGCCATGGCGGAGATCGAGCCGACCGAGATGTTCCTCGAAGGCGGCAGGCACCGGCCGCCTCGGCTCTACCGCTACACCGGCGTACGCGGCGGTCTCGACCCGAGCACCGCTCCCCCTGGGGCCGAAGCCCCGACCACTGACCCAGCAGCATCCATCAGGAGCATGTCATGA
- a CDS encoding Lrp/AsnC family transcriptional regulator, whose translation MKVDELDAKIVRLFTDEARMNVLEASRILKVARATVQARLDRMVAGGVIGRWAPHAEPQAFGFPVVAFCSLTINQDSGHDAVAAALARIPEVLEVHTVSGDSDLMVRVVARSNSDLQRVLDAVTATKSVVRSSSVIVLNTHFEGRTLPLLEAAARA comes from the coding sequence ATGAAGGTCGACGAGCTCGACGCCAAGATCGTGCGTCTGTTCACCGACGAGGCGCGCATGAACGTGCTCGAGGCATCCCGGATCCTCAAGGTGGCGCGGGCGACCGTGCAGGCCCGCCTCGACCGCATGGTGGCCGGCGGGGTCATCGGCCGCTGGGCGCCCCACGCCGAGCCGCAGGCGTTCGGGTTCCCTGTGGTCGCGTTCTGCTCGCTCACGATCAACCAGGATTCGGGGCACGACGCCGTCGCGGCGGCCCTCGCGCGGATCCCCGAGGTCCTCGAGGTGCACACCGTCTCGGGGGACAGCGACCTCATGGTGCGCGTCGTGGCCAGATCGAATTCGGACCTGCAGCGCGTCCTGGATGCCGTCACGGCGACGAAGTCGGTGGTCCGGTCCTCCTCGGTCATCGTGCTGAATACCCACTTCGAGGGGCGCACCCTCCCGCTGCTCGAAGCAGCCGCCCGGGCCTGA
- a CDS encoding amino acid permease, producing MSPRQLTMMGLGSAIGAGLFIGSGAGIQAAGPAVLISYLVAGTLIIIVMWALGEMAAANPNSGAFSVYTGKALGGVAGATIGWLWWGQLVVVIAAEALGAAGLLATVFPVLPVWLMALVFMAVFTGINLTGVRNFGEFEFWFALLKVAAIVAFLLVGAALLLGWIPGVASPGLHHFAFDAGFAPHGMAGIATGLFVVAFAFGGTEIVSVAAAETRDPERSVARAVRTVVWRILVFYIGSIFVIAAVIPSDSPELKSPFAGVLDIAGLPGAAAVITLVAVVALLSALNANLYGASRMIFSLAERREAPRVLTALTKARVPAIAVASSVAFGFIATVLELLFPDHVLPLLLNFVGSTCLIVWGSALVSQIVLRRRADAEGTPLPLRMSGFPWLSGLGVVLLAAIFAVGLTGADSRVQLLSTFALVAVIALGSWLRRRSLGTQAEATKA from the coding sequence ATGTCGCCGCGCCAGCTCACGATGATGGGGCTCGGCAGCGCCATCGGCGCAGGCCTCTTCATCGGCTCCGGCGCCGGCATCCAGGCCGCCGGCCCGGCAGTCCTCATCTCCTACCTCGTGGCGGGCACGCTCATCATCATCGTGATGTGGGCGCTCGGCGAGATGGCCGCCGCCAACCCGAACAGCGGCGCATTCTCCGTGTACACGGGCAAGGCGCTCGGCGGCGTTGCCGGCGCCACCATCGGCTGGCTCTGGTGGGGCCAGCTCGTGGTGGTCATCGCGGCAGAGGCCCTCGGCGCGGCGGGCCTCCTGGCCACGGTCTTCCCAGTCCTGCCGGTGTGGCTCATGGCCCTGGTCTTCATGGCCGTCTTCACAGGCATCAACCTCACGGGCGTGCGGAACTTCGGCGAGTTCGAGTTCTGGTTCGCCCTCCTCAAGGTCGCGGCGATCGTCGCGTTCCTCCTCGTCGGCGCCGCGCTCCTCCTCGGCTGGATTCCAGGTGTCGCCTCGCCGGGCCTGCACCACTTTGCGTTCGACGCCGGATTCGCCCCCCACGGCATGGCCGGCATCGCGACAGGCCTGTTCGTCGTGGCCTTCGCGTTCGGCGGCACCGAGATCGTCTCGGTCGCCGCGGCCGAGACCCGCGACCCCGAGCGCAGCGTGGCGCGGGCGGTCCGCACGGTCGTGTGGCGCATCCTCGTGTTCTACATCGGCTCGATCTTCGTGATCGCCGCCGTGATCCCCTCGGACTCCCCCGAGCTCAAGAGCCCGTTCGCGGGCGTCCTGGACATCGCCGGGCTGCCCGGCGCAGCGGCCGTCATCACGCTCGTGGCCGTCGTCGCCCTGCTCTCGGCCCTCAACGCGAACCTCTACGGCGCGTCCCGCATGATCTTCTCGCTGGCCGAGCGCCGGGAGGCCCCGCGGGTGCTCACCGCCCTCACCAAGGCCCGAGTCCCCGCGATCGCCGTCGCCTCCTCCGTCGCGTTCGGATTCATCGCCACGGTCCTCGAGCTGCTCTTCCCCGACCACGTGCTCCCGCTCCTGCTGAACTTCGTCGGCTCGACCTGCCTCATCGTGTGGGGCTCGGCCCTCGTCTCCCAGATCGTGCTGCGCCGCCGCGCGGACGCGGAGGGCACTCCGCTCCCCCTGCGGATGTCCGGCTTCCCCTGGCTCTCCGGGCTCGGCGTCGTGCTGCTCGCCGCCATCTTCGCCGTCGGGCTGACCGGCGCGGACAGCCGCGTGCAGCTGCTGAGCACGTTTGCGCTCGTTGCCGTCATCGCCCTTGGCTCGTGGCTCCGCCGCCGCTCGCTCGGCACCCAGGCCGAGGCCACCAAGGCCTGA
- a CDS encoding thiamine pyrophosphate-dependent enzyme — translation MQTSATMTAALGRAGLAGVPRKPIPQLPEAAAVGAVVTDTELIELYRLMTAVRHLDQAAIAWQRQGILPAYAPELGQEAAQVGSALAMDTSRDFIFPTYRELGVARAAGVDMVQYMSTHLATWHGGLWDPAATHVAPIQAVVAGSVLHAVGWAHGQTLAAGGTGTAGAAPTGPAAGLNVAITYLGDGASSQGDVHEAMNFAGVFKAPVVFFVQNNGWAISVPTERQVAGGRVAARGAGYAIPALQVDGNDAAAVLEATRRAVAHARAGHGPVIIEAMTYRRGPHATSDDPGRYRSLDAERADGGADPLARLRERIIDRGIADAGALDALDADAAREAEVVRAGVLALGPRPGAEMFDFVFTEPTDELLRQKKRWKEESDWREESEHA, via the coding sequence ATGCAGACTTCAGCAACCATGACGGCCGCCCTGGGCCGCGCGGGCCTGGCCGGGGTGCCCCGGAAGCCGATCCCCCAGCTCCCGGAGGCAGCCGCGGTCGGCGCCGTTGTGACGGACACCGAGCTCATCGAGCTCTACCGGCTCATGACCGCGGTCCGCCACCTCGACCAGGCCGCCATCGCGTGGCAGCGGCAGGGCATCCTCCCCGCCTATGCCCCCGAGCTCGGCCAGGAGGCGGCGCAGGTCGGCTCGGCACTCGCGATGGACACCTCGCGCGACTTCATCTTCCCGACCTACCGCGAACTGGGCGTGGCCCGCGCGGCCGGCGTGGACATGGTCCAGTACATGTCCACCCATCTGGCCACGTGGCACGGCGGCCTCTGGGACCCGGCGGCCACGCACGTGGCCCCGATCCAGGCCGTCGTGGCCGGCTCGGTGCTCCACGCGGTCGGCTGGGCCCACGGCCAGACGCTCGCGGCAGGCGGAACCGGCACGGCCGGCGCGGCTCCCACTGGCCCGGCCGCCGGCCTCAATGTCGCCATCACCTACCTCGGCGATGGCGCCTCGAGCCAGGGCGACGTCCATGAGGCCATGAACTTCGCCGGGGTCTTCAAGGCTCCGGTGGTGTTCTTCGTCCAGAACAACGGGTGGGCGATCTCCGTCCCGACCGAGCGCCAGGTGGCCGGTGGCCGCGTCGCGGCCCGCGGCGCCGGCTACGCCATCCCCGCACTGCAGGTGGACGGCAACGACGCGGCCGCGGTGCTCGAGGCGACCCGTCGCGCCGTCGCCCACGCCCGCGCAGGCCACGGCCCCGTGATCATCGAGGCGATGACGTACCGCCGCGGCCCGCACGCCACGAGCGACGACCCGGGCCGCTACCGATCGCTCGACGCGGAGCGCGCCGACGGCGGCGCCGACCCGCTGGCCCGCCTCCGCGAACGGATCATCGACCGCGGAATCGCCGACGCCGGTGCCCTCGACGCGCTCGACGCCGACGCCGCCCGCGAGGCCGAGGTCGTCCGCGCCGGCGTGCTCGCCCTGGGCCCGCGCCCCGGCGCCGAGATGTTCGACTTCGTCTTCACCGAGCCCACCGACGAGCTGCTGCGCCAGAAGAAGCGATGGAAAGAAGAATCCGACTGGCGTGAGGAGTCCGAGCATGCCTGA
- a CDS encoding alpha-ketoacid dehydrogenase subunit beta: MPETLATTPGTAPPAARTLSLQTALNLALDELLAEDPKVLVLGEDVGTLGGVFRVTSGLAAAHGTQRVFDTPLAESGILGMSVGLAMAGFRPIPEVQFDGFAYPAMNQIITQLGRMNYRSRGTIPMPVTLRVPSFGGIRAPEHHGESLEAVFAHVPGLKVVSPADPQQGYTLLKAAVRMNDPVIFMEPKSRYWQKGPVVTEADAAGAVATGAAHDGGASPDAGTVTGARVARSGRHLTLVAWGAMVARCLQVAELAAEDGIDVEVVDLRWLKPIDAETLATSVAKTRRAVVVHEAPLTAGLGAEVAQLITERCFGTLKAPVERVTGFDVPYPSGDLEDEYIPNIDRILFGIQRVLEYKRG; this comes from the coding sequence ATGCCTGAGACGCTGGCCACGACCCCGGGGACCGCCCCACCGGCGGCCCGCACCCTCTCGCTCCAGACCGCGCTCAACCTCGCCCTCGACGAACTGCTCGCCGAGGACCCGAAGGTCCTGGTCCTCGGGGAGGACGTCGGCACCCTCGGCGGGGTCTTCCGCGTGACGAGCGGCCTCGCAGCCGCCCACGGCACGCAGCGGGTCTTCGACACGCCGCTGGCCGAATCCGGGATCCTGGGCATGTCGGTCGGCCTCGCGATGGCCGGTTTCCGGCCCATTCCCGAAGTGCAGTTCGACGGCTTCGCCTACCCGGCGATGAACCAGATCATCACCCAGCTGGGCCGGATGAACTACCGCTCGCGCGGCACGATCCCCATGCCGGTGACCCTGCGTGTCCCGAGCTTCGGCGGGATCCGGGCACCGGAGCACCACGGCGAGAGCCTCGAAGCCGTGTTCGCGCACGTCCCCGGGCTCAAGGTCGTCTCCCCCGCGGACCCTCAGCAGGGCTACACGCTCCTGAAGGCGGCCGTGCGGATGAACGATCCGGTGATCTTCATGGAGCCCAAGTCCCGCTACTGGCAGAAGGGGCCCGTCGTCACCGAGGCTGACGCGGCAGGCGCCGTCGCGACCGGCGCAGCGCACGACGGCGGCGCCTCGCCTGATGCGGGCACGGTCACCGGAGCGCGGGTCGCCCGCAGCGGCCGCCACCTCACGCTCGTCGCCTGGGGCGCCATGGTGGCCCGCTGCCTCCAGGTCGCCGAGCTGGCCGCAGAGGACGGGATCGACGTCGAGGTCGTGGACCTGCGCTGGCTCAAGCCAATCGACGCCGAAACCCTGGCGACGTCCGTCGCGAAGACGCGGCGCGCCGTCGTCGTGCATGAGGCCCCGCTCACCGCAGGCCTCGGCGCCGAGGTGGCCCAGCTCATCACCGAGCGGTGCTTCGGGACGCTCAAGGCGCCCGTTGAGCGCGTCACCGGCTTCGACGTACCGTATCCCTCAGGTGACCTGGAGGACGAGTACATCCCGAATATCGACCGCATCCTGTTCGGCATCCAGCGAGTATTGGAGTACAAGCGTGGCTGA
- a CDS encoding biotin/lipoyl-containing protein, whose protein sequence is MAEISFPLPDLGEGLIEATVLEWLVGEGDQVERNQPMVEVETTKSALELPSPQAGVVKKVYGAPGEVIKVGEPLIVFEVADETAGIVGTVPSEGTPKRRVRLSANLDDD, encoded by the coding sequence GTGGCTGAGATCTCCTTCCCCCTCCCCGACCTCGGCGAGGGCCTCATCGAGGCCACAGTCCTCGAGTGGCTCGTCGGCGAGGGCGACCAGGTCGAGCGCAACCAGCCGATGGTCGAGGTAGAGACGACCAAGTCCGCCCTCGAGCTCCCGTCGCCGCAGGCCGGCGTCGTGAAGAAGGTGTACGGCGCCCCGGGCGAGGTGATCAAGGTCGGCGAGCCGCTCATCGTCTTCGAGGTCGCGGACGAGACCGCGGGTATCGTGGGGACCGTCCCGTCAGAGGGCACTCCCAAGCGACGGGTGCGCCTCTCCGCGAACCTCGACGACGACTGA
- a CDS encoding alpha/beta fold hydrolase: MAGQHAGAPAHHTVEGTDPGLNVVVAEPESPAALPPVLLIHGFASSVALNWEQSGWISALTAAGRRVIAVDLPGHGLSQAPEDVDSYTPGRIRADLLQIVTDAGARPISAAHPGSGLDVVGYSLGSRLAWEFGATQPALVRRLVLGGPSSRDPLAEFDLPAAQRFLADGTPIADASTANLVTMAQASPGSDMYALLSLVEGIKEEPFEAAEAVPHQPMLMVSGERDERIAALEVLRGLAPSAEVLIVPGRNHVNVVTARAFKQAAIEFLTRAI; this comes from the coding sequence ATGGCTGGGCAGCACGCGGGCGCCCCCGCGCACCACACGGTCGAGGGGACCGACCCCGGGCTCAATGTCGTCGTGGCCGAGCCCGAGAGCCCGGCGGCGCTCCCGCCCGTCCTGCTCATTCACGGGTTCGCCTCCTCCGTAGCCCTCAACTGGGAGCAGAGCGGGTGGATCTCGGCGCTCACGGCGGCGGGGCGGCGGGTGATCGCCGTCGACCTTCCCGGCCACGGCCTGAGCCAGGCACCCGAGGACGTCGACTCGTACACGCCCGGGCGGATCCGCGCAGACCTGCTGCAGATCGTGACCGATGCGGGAGCGAGGCCGATCTCCGCCGCGCATCCGGGCAGCGGCCTCGACGTGGTCGGCTACTCGCTCGGCTCACGGCTCGCGTGGGAATTCGGGGCGACGCAGCCCGCTCTCGTGCGGCGCCTCGTGCTGGGCGGCCCGAGCAGCCGCGACCCCCTCGCGGAGTTCGACCTCCCTGCCGCACAGCGGTTCCTCGCGGACGGGACGCCGATCGCCGACGCGTCCACGGCGAACCTCGTGACCATGGCTCAGGCCTCCCCCGGCTCGGACATGTACGCGCTCCTCTCCCTCGTGGAGGGCATCAAGGAAGAGCCGTTCGAGGCCGCCGAGGCCGTGCCCCACCAGCCCATGCTCATGGTCTCGGGCGAGAGGGACGAACGGATTGCGGCGCTCGAGGTGCTCCGGGGCCTCGCCCCCTCAGCCGAGGTGCTCATTGTCCCAGGACGCAACCACGTCAACGTGGTCACCGCCCGTGCGTTCAAGCAGGCCGCGATCGAGTTCCTCACCCGGGCCATCTGA
- a CDS encoding IS256 family transposase, with amino-acid sequence MSMVSKEERQERRRAQREGVEALEASGALDELYSMIDAGQVQLEGRDGLIQQLIKAGLERGMQAELSDHLGYEKGDPDAALFPNSRNGSFPKTVGTIAGDVELAVPRDRDGTFTPMLVPKGARRLSGLDDMIISLYAGGMTVRDIEHHLVSTVGTEVSRETISKVTDEVLDEVLAWQRRPLESFYPVIYLDAIVVKVRDGAHVRNKAAHIAVGVDMDGIKHVLGIWVQAAEGAKFWAGVCAELANRGVRDVLIVCCDGLTGFPEAIEATWPESLVQTCVVHLIRASMRFVAYGQRKAVAAALKTVYQAPNEAAAKAALEEFAASELGKKNPNTVRAFQDAWERFIPFLAFPPMLRRVIYTTNAIESLNYQLRKVIKNRGHFPSDDAVVKLLWLAICNIEDKRARQRAKERGLPAHRRKADGRLVQGQVTTNWKQALAQLALAYPERINPYL; translated from the coding sequence ATGAGCATGGTCAGCAAGGAAGAGCGGCAGGAGCGCCGCAGGGCCCAGCGTGAGGGCGTGGAAGCGCTCGAGGCGTCGGGGGCGCTGGATGAGCTGTACTCGATGATCGATGCCGGGCAGGTCCAGCTCGAGGGCAGGGACGGGCTGATCCAGCAGCTGATCAAGGCCGGCCTCGAGCGCGGGATGCAGGCCGAGCTGTCGGACCACCTCGGGTACGAGAAGGGCGACCCGGACGCGGCGCTGTTCCCGAACTCGCGCAACGGCTCGTTCCCGAAGACTGTCGGCACGATCGCCGGGGACGTGGAGCTCGCGGTCCCGCGGGACCGGGACGGGACCTTCACACCGATGCTCGTGCCCAAGGGCGCCCGGCGCCTGTCCGGGCTCGATGACATGATCATCTCCCTGTACGCGGGCGGGATGACGGTGCGCGACATCGAGCATCACCTCGTCTCCACGGTCGGCACCGAGGTCAGCCGCGAGACGATCTCCAAGGTCACCGACGAGGTCCTGGACGAGGTCCTGGCCTGGCAGCGCCGGCCGCTGGAGTCCTTCTACCCGGTCATCTACCTGGACGCGATCGTGGTCAAGGTCCGCGACGGGGCGCACGTGCGCAACAAGGCCGCGCACATCGCGGTCGGGGTGGACATGGACGGGATCAAGCACGTGCTCGGGATCTGGGTCCAGGCCGCCGAGGGCGCGAAGTTCTGGGCCGGGGTATGCGCCGAGCTGGCCAACCGCGGCGTCCGGGACGTACTCATCGTCTGCTGCGACGGGCTCACCGGCTTCCCCGAGGCGATCGAGGCAACCTGGCCCGAGTCGCTGGTGCAGACCTGCGTGGTGCACCTGATCCGGGCCTCGATGCGGTTCGTGGCCTACGGCCAGCGCAAGGCCGTCGCCGCGGCCCTCAAGACGGTCTATCAGGCCCCGAACGAGGCCGCCGCGAAGGCGGCCCTTGAGGAGTTCGCGGCCTCCGAGCTGGGGAAGAAGAACCCCAACACGGTCCGGGCGTTCCAGGACGCCTGGGAGCGGTTCATCCCGTTCCTGGCGTTCCCGCCGATGCTGCGCCGGGTCATCTACACCACCAACGCGATCGAGTCGCTGAACTACCAGCTGCGCAAGGTCATCAAGAACCGCGGCCACTTCCCCTCCGACGACGCGGTCGTGAAGCTGCTCTGGCTCGCGATCTGCAACATCGAGGACAAGCGCGCCCGCCAACGGGCCAAGGAGCGCGGACTGCCCGCACACCGGCGCAAGGCCGACGGGCGCCTCGTCCAAGGCCAGGTCACCACGAACTGGAAGCAGGCCCTGGCCCAGCTCGCCCTGGCCTACCCCGAACGCATCAACCCCTACCTCTGA